In Phyllopteryx taeniolatus isolate TA_2022b chromosome 6, UOR_Ptae_1.2, whole genome shotgun sequence, one genomic interval encodes:
- the hdac9b gene encoding histone deacetylase 9-B isoform X5 — MLGPGSDPGLWERQLQQELLLIQKQQQIQKQLLISEFQKQHEKLTRQHQAQLQEHLKLQQELQVMKQQQELAEKERRLEQQQQQQQQQQNQQHQQNQQEKEQERHRRELHISSLSLRAKERSRESLTGAVASTEVKQKLQEFLLSKSAKDPGSNGVNPSFIHHPKLWYRSSHHTSLDQSSPPLGGLSPTCHYTLPSPVDGKDDFPLRKTASEPNLKVRSRLKQKVAERRSSPMLKRRDGNLVTPYKKRALELMDSTPTKSAPGSGPSSPIGASSALGAENGPSSLPTTTKTERWPSHPRLFRPESSVSALSLYTSPSLPNISFGIPTASSPISAAVGLKDRSMESKHGLPGHLLGPVPLQNGVESKVSPSHQALLQHLLQKEQMRQQKMLSTGPGSLPSHPPSPLATKDRPPSSRPKLPKHRPLNRTQSAPLPQNALAQLVILQQHQHFLEKQKQYQQQIHINKLLSKSIEQFRQPSAHLQESEEEQEEPLRREQPERMQEDGPPPGGVIRKHTLGGGGVELPDAHYGVIKVKEEPPDSEDEGLEAERSAYLHQVKGRLVIRAMI, encoded by the exons ATGCTGGGCCCGGGCTCGGACCCGGGACTGTGGGAGCGGCAGCTGCAGCAGGAGCTGCTGCTCAtccagaagcagcagcagataCAGAAGCAGCTGCTCATCAGTGAGTTCCAGAAGCAGCATGAGAAGTTGACCCGTCAGCACCAGGCTCAGCTCCAGGAGCACCTCAAG CTTCAACAGGAGCTGCAGGTGATGAAACAACAGCAGGAACTCGCGGAGAAGGAGCGCCGtctggagcagcagcagcagcagcagcagcagcagcagaaccaGCAGCACCAGCAGAACCAGCAGGAGAAAGAGCAGGAGAGGCACCGGCGAGAGCTGCACATCTCCAGCTTGAGCCTGAGGGCCAAAGAGCGCTCCAGAGAGAGT CTCACAGGTGCAGTGGCCAGTACGGAGGTGAAGCAGAAACTCCAAGAGTTTCTGTTGAGCAAATCCGCTAAGGACCCTGGCAGCAATGGCGTCAATCCTTCATTCATCCACCACCCCAAACTCTGGTACAG GTCCTCCCATCATACCTCGCTGGACCAAAGCTCTCCACCTCTGGGCGGCTTGTCCCCTACCTGCCACTACACTCTGCCGTCCCCCGTTGACGGCAAGGACGATTTCCCCTTGAGGAAGACAG cctccGAGCCCAACCTGAAGGTGCGGTCCAGACTTAAACAGAAAGTAGCCGAGAGGCGTAGCAGCCCCATGCTCAAGAGGAGAGACGGCAACCTGGTGACGCCTTACAAGAAGAGGGCACTCGAGCTGATGG ACTCTACGCCAACTAAAAGTGCCCCTGGCTCGGGCCCCAGCTCCCCCATCGGGGCCTCCAGTGCCTTGGGGGCAGAAAATGGACCCTCGTCTTTGCCTACTACCACAAAAACTGAG CGATGGCCTTCACATCCGAGATTATTCCGACCTGAGAGCTCCGTGTCTGCGTTGAGTTTATACACATCTCCGTCCCTACCGAATATCTCTTTTGGAATTCCCACCGCGTCTTCACCTATTAGC GCGGCTGTGGGCTTGAAGGACAGATCAATGGAGAGCAAGCACGGACTGCCGGGGCATCTGCTGGGTCCTGTGCCCCTTCAGAACGGCGTGGAGTCCAAAGTGAGCCCCAGTCACCAGGCTCTGCTCCAACACCTCCTCCAGAAGGAGCAGATGAGGCAGCAGAAGATGCTTTCCACCG GTCCAGGCTCCTTGCCATCCCACCCTCCGTCCCCTCTGGCCACAAAGGATCGCCCACCCAGCAGTCGGCCGAAACTACCCAAACATCGGCCCTTGAACAGGACCCAGTCGGCGCCGCTGCCCCAGAACGCGCTGGCCCAACTTGTCATCCTGCAGCAACACCAGCACTTCCTGGAGAAACAGAAACAATACCAACAGCAGATCCATATAAATAAG CTGCTGTCCAAGTCCATCGAGCAGTTCCGTCAGCCCAGCGCGCACCTGCAGGAGTccgaggaggagcaggaggagccGCTGCGCCGAGAGCAGCCGGAGCGCATGCAGGAGGACGGGCCGCCCCCCGGAGGAGTCATCCGGAAGCACacgctcggcggcggcggcgtggagCTCCCCGACGCGCACTACGGGGTCATCAAGGTGAAGGAGGAGCCGCCGGATAGTGAGGACGAGGGCTTGGAGGCGGAGAGGAGCGCCTATCTTCACCAGGTCAAAGGGAGGCTGGTGATTAGAGCCATGATCTGA
- the hdac9b gene encoding histone deacetylase 9-B isoform X2: MLQTIYEGESSFSTTDGRVGARPLPEQSRMRNVNSSVEIKSDVPLIVEPVSPLDLRTDLRMLGPGSDPGLWERQLQQELLLIQKQQQIQKQLLISEFQKQHEKLTRQHQAQLQEHLKLQQELQVMKQQQELAEKERRLEQQQQQQQQQQNQQHQQNQQEKEQERHRRELHISSLSLRAKERSRESLTGAVASTEVKQKLQEFLLSKSAKDPGSNGVNPSFIHHPKLWSSHHTSLDQSSPPLGGLSPTCHYTLPSPVDGKDDFPLRKTASEPNLKVRSRLKQKVAERRSSPMLKRRDGNLVTPYKKRALELMDSTPTKSAPGSGPSSPIGASSALGAENGPSSLPTTTKTERWPSHPRLFRPESSVSALSLYTSPSLPNISFGIPTASSPISAAVGLKDRSMESKHGLPGHLLGPVPLQNGVESKVSPSHQALLQHLLQKEQMRQQKMLSTGPGSLPSHPPSPLATKDRPPSSRPKLPKHRPLNRTQSAPLPQNALAQLVILQQHQHFLEKQKQYQQQIHINKLLSKSIEQFRQPSAHLQESEEEQEEPLRREQPERMQEDGPPPGGVIRKHTLGGGGVELPDAHYGVIKVKEEPPDSEDEGLEAERSAYLHQVKGRLVIRAMI, from the exons ATGCTGCAGACCATTTACGAGGGCGAGTCAAGTTTCTCCACAACAGACGGTCGCGTCGGAGCCCGGCCGCTGCCCGAGCAGAGCAGGATGCGCAACGTGAACAGCTCAG TGGAGATTAAGTCAGACGTACCGCTGATTGTGGAACCCGTATCGCCGTTGGACCTGCGCACAGACCTGAGGATGCTGGGCCCGGGCTCGGACCCGGGACTGTGGGAGCGGCAGCTGCAGCAGGAGCTGCTGCTCAtccagaagcagcagcagataCAGAAGCAGCTGCTCATCAGTGAGTTCCAGAAGCAGCATGAGAAGTTGACCCGTCAGCACCAGGCTCAGCTCCAGGAGCACCTCAAG CTTCAACAGGAGCTGCAGGTGATGAAACAACAGCAGGAACTCGCGGAGAAGGAGCGCCGtctggagcagcagcagcagcagcagcagcagcagcagaaccaGCAGCACCAGCAGAACCAGCAGGAGAAAGAGCAGGAGAGGCACCGGCGAGAGCTGCACATCTCCAGCTTGAGCCTGAGGGCCAAAGAGCGCTCCAGAGAGAGT CTCACAGGTGCAGTGGCCAGTACGGAGGTGAAGCAGAAACTCCAAGAGTTTCTGTTGAGCAAATCCGCTAAGGACCCTGGCAGCAATGGCGTCAATCCTTCATTCATCCACCACCCCAAACTCTG GTCCTCCCATCATACCTCGCTGGACCAAAGCTCTCCACCTCTGGGCGGCTTGTCCCCTACCTGCCACTACACTCTGCCGTCCCCCGTTGACGGCAAGGACGATTTCCCCTTGAGGAAGACAG cctccGAGCCCAACCTGAAGGTGCGGTCCAGACTTAAACAGAAAGTAGCCGAGAGGCGTAGCAGCCCCATGCTCAAGAGGAGAGACGGCAACCTGGTGACGCCTTACAAGAAGAGGGCACTCGAGCTGATGG ACTCTACGCCAACTAAAAGTGCCCCTGGCTCGGGCCCCAGCTCCCCCATCGGGGCCTCCAGTGCCTTGGGGGCAGAAAATGGACCCTCGTCTTTGCCTACTACCACAAAAACTGAG CGATGGCCTTCACATCCGAGATTATTCCGACCTGAGAGCTCCGTGTCTGCGTTGAGTTTATACACATCTCCGTCCCTACCGAATATCTCTTTTGGAATTCCCACCGCGTCTTCACCTATTAGC GCGGCTGTGGGCTTGAAGGACAGATCAATGGAGAGCAAGCACGGACTGCCGGGGCATCTGCTGGGTCCTGTGCCCCTTCAGAACGGCGTGGAGTCCAAAGTGAGCCCCAGTCACCAGGCTCTGCTCCAACACCTCCTCCAGAAGGAGCAGATGAGGCAGCAGAAGATGCTTTCCACCG GTCCAGGCTCCTTGCCATCCCACCCTCCGTCCCCTCTGGCCACAAAGGATCGCCCACCCAGCAGTCGGCCGAAACTACCCAAACATCGGCCCTTGAACAGGACCCAGTCGGCGCCGCTGCCCCAGAACGCGCTGGCCCAACTTGTCATCCTGCAGCAACACCAGCACTTCCTGGAGAAACAGAAACAATACCAACAGCAGATCCATATAAATAAG CTGCTGTCCAAGTCCATCGAGCAGTTCCGTCAGCCCAGCGCGCACCTGCAGGAGTccgaggaggagcaggaggagccGCTGCGCCGAGAGCAGCCGGAGCGCATGCAGGAGGACGGGCCGCCCCCCGGAGGAGTCATCCGGAAGCACacgctcggcggcggcggcgtggagCTCCCCGACGCGCACTACGGGGTCATCAAGGTGAAGGAGGAGCCGCCGGATAGTGAGGACGAGGGCTTGGAGGCGGAGAGGAGCGCCTATCTTCACCAGGTCAAAGGGAGGCTGGTGATTAGAGCCATGATCTGA
- the hdac9b gene encoding histone deacetylase 9-B isoform X1, whose translation MLQTIYEGESSFSTTDGRVGARPLPEQSRMRNVNSSVEIKSDVPLIVEPVSPLDLRTDLRMLGPGSDPGLWERQLQQELLLIQKQQQIQKQLLISEFQKQHEKLTRQHQAQLQEHLKLQQELQVMKQQQELAEKERRLEQQQQQQQQQQNQQHQQNQQEKEQERHRRELHISSLSLRAKERSRESLTGAVASTEVKQKLQEFLLSKSAKDPGSNGVNPSFIHHPKLWYRSSHHTSLDQSSPPLGGLSPTCHYTLPSPVDGKDDFPLRKTASEPNLKVRSRLKQKVAERRSSPMLKRRDGNLVTPYKKRALELMDSTPTKSAPGSGPSSPIGASSALGAENGPSSLPTTTKTERWPSHPRLFRPESSVSALSLYTSPSLPNISFGIPTASSPISAAVGLKDRSMESKHGLPGHLLGPVPLQNGVESKVSPSHQALLQHLLQKEQMRQQKMLSTGPGSLPSHPPSPLATKDRPPSSRPKLPKHRPLNRTQSAPLPQNALAQLVILQQHQHFLEKQKQYQQQIHINKLLSKSIEQFRQPSAHLQESEEEQEEPLRREQPERMQEDGPPPGGVIRKHTLGGGGVELPDAHYGVIKVKEEPPDSEDEGLEAERSAYLHQVKGRLVIRAMI comes from the exons ATGCTGCAGACCATTTACGAGGGCGAGTCAAGTTTCTCCACAACAGACGGTCGCGTCGGAGCCCGGCCGCTGCCCGAGCAGAGCAGGATGCGCAACGTGAACAGCTCAG TGGAGATTAAGTCAGACGTACCGCTGATTGTGGAACCCGTATCGCCGTTGGACCTGCGCACAGACCTGAGGATGCTGGGCCCGGGCTCGGACCCGGGACTGTGGGAGCGGCAGCTGCAGCAGGAGCTGCTGCTCAtccagaagcagcagcagataCAGAAGCAGCTGCTCATCAGTGAGTTCCAGAAGCAGCATGAGAAGTTGACCCGTCAGCACCAGGCTCAGCTCCAGGAGCACCTCAAG CTTCAACAGGAGCTGCAGGTGATGAAACAACAGCAGGAACTCGCGGAGAAGGAGCGCCGtctggagcagcagcagcagcagcagcagcagcagcagaaccaGCAGCACCAGCAGAACCAGCAGGAGAAAGAGCAGGAGAGGCACCGGCGAGAGCTGCACATCTCCAGCTTGAGCCTGAGGGCCAAAGAGCGCTCCAGAGAGAGT CTCACAGGTGCAGTGGCCAGTACGGAGGTGAAGCAGAAACTCCAAGAGTTTCTGTTGAGCAAATCCGCTAAGGACCCTGGCAGCAATGGCGTCAATCCTTCATTCATCCACCACCCCAAACTCTGGTACAG GTCCTCCCATCATACCTCGCTGGACCAAAGCTCTCCACCTCTGGGCGGCTTGTCCCCTACCTGCCACTACACTCTGCCGTCCCCCGTTGACGGCAAGGACGATTTCCCCTTGAGGAAGACAG cctccGAGCCCAACCTGAAGGTGCGGTCCAGACTTAAACAGAAAGTAGCCGAGAGGCGTAGCAGCCCCATGCTCAAGAGGAGAGACGGCAACCTGGTGACGCCTTACAAGAAGAGGGCACTCGAGCTGATGG ACTCTACGCCAACTAAAAGTGCCCCTGGCTCGGGCCCCAGCTCCCCCATCGGGGCCTCCAGTGCCTTGGGGGCAGAAAATGGACCCTCGTCTTTGCCTACTACCACAAAAACTGAG CGATGGCCTTCACATCCGAGATTATTCCGACCTGAGAGCTCCGTGTCTGCGTTGAGTTTATACACATCTCCGTCCCTACCGAATATCTCTTTTGGAATTCCCACCGCGTCTTCACCTATTAGC GCGGCTGTGGGCTTGAAGGACAGATCAATGGAGAGCAAGCACGGACTGCCGGGGCATCTGCTGGGTCCTGTGCCCCTTCAGAACGGCGTGGAGTCCAAAGTGAGCCCCAGTCACCAGGCTCTGCTCCAACACCTCCTCCAGAAGGAGCAGATGAGGCAGCAGAAGATGCTTTCCACCG GTCCAGGCTCCTTGCCATCCCACCCTCCGTCCCCTCTGGCCACAAAGGATCGCCCACCCAGCAGTCGGCCGAAACTACCCAAACATCGGCCCTTGAACAGGACCCAGTCGGCGCCGCTGCCCCAGAACGCGCTGGCCCAACTTGTCATCCTGCAGCAACACCAGCACTTCCTGGAGAAACAGAAACAATACCAACAGCAGATCCATATAAATAAG CTGCTGTCCAAGTCCATCGAGCAGTTCCGTCAGCCCAGCGCGCACCTGCAGGAGTccgaggaggagcaggaggagccGCTGCGCCGAGAGCAGCCGGAGCGCATGCAGGAGGACGGGCCGCCCCCCGGAGGAGTCATCCGGAAGCACacgctcggcggcggcggcgtggagCTCCCCGACGCGCACTACGGGGTCATCAAGGTGAAGGAGGAGCCGCCGGATAGTGAGGACGAGGGCTTGGAGGCGGAGAGGAGCGCCTATCTTCACCAGGTCAAAGGGAGGCTGGTGATTAGAGCCATGATCTGA
- the hdac9b gene encoding histone deacetylase 9-B isoform X4, with amino-acid sequence MLQTIYEGESSFSTTDGRVGARPLPEQSRMRNVNSSVEIKSDVPLIVEPVSPLDLRTDLRMLGPGSDPGLWERQLQQELLLIQKQQQIQKQLLISEFQKQHEKLTRQHQAQLQEHLKLQQELQVMKQQQELAEKERRLEQQQQQQQQQQNQQHQQNQQEKEQERHRRELHISSLSLRAKERSRESAVASTEVKQKLQEFLLSKSAKDPGSNGVNPSFIHHPKLWSSHHTSLDQSSPPLGGLSPTCHYTLPSPVDGKDDFPLRKTASEPNLKVRSRLKQKVAERRSSPMLKRRDGNLVTPYKKRALELMDSTPTKSAPGSGPSSPIGASSALGAENGPSSLPTTTKTERWPSHPRLFRPESSVSALSLYTSPSLPNISFGIPTASSPISAAVGLKDRSMESKHGLPGHLLGPVPLQNGVESKVSPSHQALLQHLLQKEQMRQQKMLSTGPGSLPSHPPSPLATKDRPPSSRPKLPKHRPLNRTQSAPLPQNALAQLVILQQHQHFLEKQKQYQQQIHINKLLSKSIEQFRQPSAHLQESEEEQEEPLRREQPERMQEDGPPPGGVIRKHTLGGGGVELPDAHYGVIKVKEEPPDSEDEGLEAERSAYLHQVKGRLVIRAMI; translated from the exons ATGCTGCAGACCATTTACGAGGGCGAGTCAAGTTTCTCCACAACAGACGGTCGCGTCGGAGCCCGGCCGCTGCCCGAGCAGAGCAGGATGCGCAACGTGAACAGCTCAG TGGAGATTAAGTCAGACGTACCGCTGATTGTGGAACCCGTATCGCCGTTGGACCTGCGCACAGACCTGAGGATGCTGGGCCCGGGCTCGGACCCGGGACTGTGGGAGCGGCAGCTGCAGCAGGAGCTGCTGCTCAtccagaagcagcagcagataCAGAAGCAGCTGCTCATCAGTGAGTTCCAGAAGCAGCATGAGAAGTTGACCCGTCAGCACCAGGCTCAGCTCCAGGAGCACCTCAAG CTTCAACAGGAGCTGCAGGTGATGAAACAACAGCAGGAACTCGCGGAGAAGGAGCGCCGtctggagcagcagcagcagcagcagcagcagcagcagaaccaGCAGCACCAGCAGAACCAGCAGGAGAAAGAGCAGGAGAGGCACCGGCGAGAGCTGCACATCTCCAGCTTGAGCCTGAGGGCCAAAGAGCGCTCCAGAGAGA GTGCAGTGGCCAGTACGGAGGTGAAGCAGAAACTCCAAGAGTTTCTGTTGAGCAAATCCGCTAAGGACCCTGGCAGCAATGGCGTCAATCCTTCATTCATCCACCACCCCAAACTCTG GTCCTCCCATCATACCTCGCTGGACCAAAGCTCTCCACCTCTGGGCGGCTTGTCCCCTACCTGCCACTACACTCTGCCGTCCCCCGTTGACGGCAAGGACGATTTCCCCTTGAGGAAGACAG cctccGAGCCCAACCTGAAGGTGCGGTCCAGACTTAAACAGAAAGTAGCCGAGAGGCGTAGCAGCCCCATGCTCAAGAGGAGAGACGGCAACCTGGTGACGCCTTACAAGAAGAGGGCACTCGAGCTGATGG ACTCTACGCCAACTAAAAGTGCCCCTGGCTCGGGCCCCAGCTCCCCCATCGGGGCCTCCAGTGCCTTGGGGGCAGAAAATGGACCCTCGTCTTTGCCTACTACCACAAAAACTGAG CGATGGCCTTCACATCCGAGATTATTCCGACCTGAGAGCTCCGTGTCTGCGTTGAGTTTATACACATCTCCGTCCCTACCGAATATCTCTTTTGGAATTCCCACCGCGTCTTCACCTATTAGC GCGGCTGTGGGCTTGAAGGACAGATCAATGGAGAGCAAGCACGGACTGCCGGGGCATCTGCTGGGTCCTGTGCCCCTTCAGAACGGCGTGGAGTCCAAAGTGAGCCCCAGTCACCAGGCTCTGCTCCAACACCTCCTCCAGAAGGAGCAGATGAGGCAGCAGAAGATGCTTTCCACCG GTCCAGGCTCCTTGCCATCCCACCCTCCGTCCCCTCTGGCCACAAAGGATCGCCCACCCAGCAGTCGGCCGAAACTACCCAAACATCGGCCCTTGAACAGGACCCAGTCGGCGCCGCTGCCCCAGAACGCGCTGGCCCAACTTGTCATCCTGCAGCAACACCAGCACTTCCTGGAGAAACAGAAACAATACCAACAGCAGATCCATATAAATAAG CTGCTGTCCAAGTCCATCGAGCAGTTCCGTCAGCCCAGCGCGCACCTGCAGGAGTccgaggaggagcaggaggagccGCTGCGCCGAGAGCAGCCGGAGCGCATGCAGGAGGACGGGCCGCCCCCCGGAGGAGTCATCCGGAAGCACacgctcggcggcggcggcgtggagCTCCCCGACGCGCACTACGGGGTCATCAAGGTGAAGGAGGAGCCGCCGGATAGTGAGGACGAGGGCTTGGAGGCGGAGAGGAGCGCCTATCTTCACCAGGTCAAAGGGAGGCTGGTGATTAGAGCCATGATCTGA
- the hdac9b gene encoding histone deacetylase 9-B isoform X3 has product MLQTIYEGESSFSTTDGRVGARPLPEQSRMRNVNSSVEIKSDVPLIVEPVSPLDLRTDLRMLGPGSDPGLWERQLQQELLLIQKQQQIQKQLLISEFQKQHEKLTRQHQAQLQEHLKLQQELQVMKQQQELAEKERRLEQQQQQQQQQQNQQHQQNQQEKEQERHRRELHISSLSLRAKERSRESAVASTEVKQKLQEFLLSKSAKDPGSNGVNPSFIHHPKLWYRSSHHTSLDQSSPPLGGLSPTCHYTLPSPVDGKDDFPLRKTASEPNLKVRSRLKQKVAERRSSPMLKRRDGNLVTPYKKRALELMDSTPTKSAPGSGPSSPIGASSALGAENGPSSLPTTTKTERWPSHPRLFRPESSVSALSLYTSPSLPNISFGIPTASSPISAAVGLKDRSMESKHGLPGHLLGPVPLQNGVESKVSPSHQALLQHLLQKEQMRQQKMLSTGPGSLPSHPPSPLATKDRPPSSRPKLPKHRPLNRTQSAPLPQNALAQLVILQQHQHFLEKQKQYQQQIHINKLLSKSIEQFRQPSAHLQESEEEQEEPLRREQPERMQEDGPPPGGVIRKHTLGGGGVELPDAHYGVIKVKEEPPDSEDEGLEAERSAYLHQVKGRLVIRAMI; this is encoded by the exons ATGCTGCAGACCATTTACGAGGGCGAGTCAAGTTTCTCCACAACAGACGGTCGCGTCGGAGCCCGGCCGCTGCCCGAGCAGAGCAGGATGCGCAACGTGAACAGCTCAG TGGAGATTAAGTCAGACGTACCGCTGATTGTGGAACCCGTATCGCCGTTGGACCTGCGCACAGACCTGAGGATGCTGGGCCCGGGCTCGGACCCGGGACTGTGGGAGCGGCAGCTGCAGCAGGAGCTGCTGCTCAtccagaagcagcagcagataCAGAAGCAGCTGCTCATCAGTGAGTTCCAGAAGCAGCATGAGAAGTTGACCCGTCAGCACCAGGCTCAGCTCCAGGAGCACCTCAAG CTTCAACAGGAGCTGCAGGTGATGAAACAACAGCAGGAACTCGCGGAGAAGGAGCGCCGtctggagcagcagcagcagcagcagcagcagcagcagaaccaGCAGCACCAGCAGAACCAGCAGGAGAAAGAGCAGGAGAGGCACCGGCGAGAGCTGCACATCTCCAGCTTGAGCCTGAGGGCCAAAGAGCGCTCCAGAGAGA GTGCAGTGGCCAGTACGGAGGTGAAGCAGAAACTCCAAGAGTTTCTGTTGAGCAAATCCGCTAAGGACCCTGGCAGCAATGGCGTCAATCCTTCATTCATCCACCACCCCAAACTCTGGTACAG GTCCTCCCATCATACCTCGCTGGACCAAAGCTCTCCACCTCTGGGCGGCTTGTCCCCTACCTGCCACTACACTCTGCCGTCCCCCGTTGACGGCAAGGACGATTTCCCCTTGAGGAAGACAG cctccGAGCCCAACCTGAAGGTGCGGTCCAGACTTAAACAGAAAGTAGCCGAGAGGCGTAGCAGCCCCATGCTCAAGAGGAGAGACGGCAACCTGGTGACGCCTTACAAGAAGAGGGCACTCGAGCTGATGG ACTCTACGCCAACTAAAAGTGCCCCTGGCTCGGGCCCCAGCTCCCCCATCGGGGCCTCCAGTGCCTTGGGGGCAGAAAATGGACCCTCGTCTTTGCCTACTACCACAAAAACTGAG CGATGGCCTTCACATCCGAGATTATTCCGACCTGAGAGCTCCGTGTCTGCGTTGAGTTTATACACATCTCCGTCCCTACCGAATATCTCTTTTGGAATTCCCACCGCGTCTTCACCTATTAGC GCGGCTGTGGGCTTGAAGGACAGATCAATGGAGAGCAAGCACGGACTGCCGGGGCATCTGCTGGGTCCTGTGCCCCTTCAGAACGGCGTGGAGTCCAAAGTGAGCCCCAGTCACCAGGCTCTGCTCCAACACCTCCTCCAGAAGGAGCAGATGAGGCAGCAGAAGATGCTTTCCACCG GTCCAGGCTCCTTGCCATCCCACCCTCCGTCCCCTCTGGCCACAAAGGATCGCCCACCCAGCAGTCGGCCGAAACTACCCAAACATCGGCCCTTGAACAGGACCCAGTCGGCGCCGCTGCCCCAGAACGCGCTGGCCCAACTTGTCATCCTGCAGCAACACCAGCACTTCCTGGAGAAACAGAAACAATACCAACAGCAGATCCATATAAATAAG CTGCTGTCCAAGTCCATCGAGCAGTTCCGTCAGCCCAGCGCGCACCTGCAGGAGTccgaggaggagcaggaggagccGCTGCGCCGAGAGCAGCCGGAGCGCATGCAGGAGGACGGGCCGCCCCCCGGAGGAGTCATCCGGAAGCACacgctcggcggcggcggcgtggagCTCCCCGACGCGCACTACGGGGTCATCAAGGTGAAGGAGGAGCCGCCGGATAGTGAGGACGAGGGCTTGGAGGCGGAGAGGAGCGCCTATCTTCACCAGGTCAAAGGGAGGCTGGTGATTAGAGCCATGATCTGA